taacaattttacagtaatttcaacaccggccaatgatgtgacaacatgtttcccaatttctgtaCTATCGCCAAACTGTCCCTTCTCTGCTTTGTGAGACTGTGCAGTACATCTGTTCACTGttcattctcgaacacatacatcatcaacatataccagacagtgatctacatatttctagcaccttgaACATAGAGCATAATCTATGATCTATCTCTATATGGAtaagagtcacagggcattctcgcagtcttgggataaaattagagacaaagACCTCCTTGTACTGTCTTTGACCAATATGCCCTGTAGcactgttaccgatttaatctgcagctaacCTGAAGtcctgtgaatgaatggagcttgccaagTCCTTGCCCATAAAAATGCAatgatgcgcccatgtcgaggaggttagcacgtcttatcggtgtatagtaacagatttgtgagtgttgtaatagcagatggttaagaagaacaagaaacaggtgTTTTTTTATGCATTgagatggatggagtttgaagtattttatgtaaatcaactatgctatcaaTTTTAATGTATTGTTCCAGTGTCTGGGAGCAATACCAGGAGGGTATTGATAAGAAAGAACGTataacacgcactcctaaggctacacggtactgcacttaaaacaggctataatgttaggtcGCTTCAGTTTCCGGACTATCAGCCATGTGGAATGCAGCGTTGTTAATGTCCCAATGTAAGAAATGTATctccagtgcatgacatacatcatTCAtgaaggtttctctacgataagctatggtaacaaactgtaaaatgaaaaaactgctTCCTTAAAATATCCATTCTGTGTGATACGTGCACTGTGTAGCTTTCTAGAGATGTATAGTGCCCACTGTTCGCAACTGATcatagttcagaaattatactatggctGCATCAATCCTATATAAAATAATCCTTAGttatggagaatacctcttacaaggaaacacatAAATGCATAGCAGCATCATCCGACATGTGGAATTACACGTCATGCTGCCACTGACTCTGTAAACAACACGTCTGTCAAGATggtgtatacatggggattgcagtgcctcagaaATGCCTGACGCTTACCtataatcatcttagttatgaaactgaagcctCGATTTTTATACCGAAGGTGTGACAGGcgaatggagtacatcacataaatcttcgtttgttTAGAGGAATATGTCGAAACACGATGgttacgtttcatcacacatgagatagaACCTCTCCAATGACTGAGAGGTATGTTGTtaatgatcgcaagtagacagtgctctaattCACATAGAGAACATGTTGTCCTATATGAGTAGAACAcagctatgtcacgtgactgatgcatcctgacagaacagcacAAGAAaaaggtcaaatgacctgcagcaacatatcCCCCATCGTCTAGAAAGCATCATCGGTCGGTTAATAAGTCATACGTCATTACAGCTCCATCAGAACTCATCACGCCATCcattctctgttatcctttaatgcagatgcatgtaagttagGAGGCAGATGGTTCTTTGttttcctgaaaagcatcaaacacAGTAGTCAACTCCCGTGTattactgttacctcaatagacatacagtagaatgcttccTCAACAGAAAATAGTTGCTGTTTCGCTGGTTcgcttcgcttccatgtcgacattTTCTCGGATTCCTTTCGCTgttgcatacttgttcccatgtaaaacaatttttctgtaccaaccagaagacacgcaactacttcctcaatttccccgcatttcggtgtattttGCCTCAATTCATACGTTTTTTACgtaatttttcgcaattctatctatTTTATATAATATATCTACCCATGAAATCATGATATCACCTcacgttctgtgttctaaaattgcttgtaaatgtaatacaactgccaacacctagcgaaGATACACTGTTTTCCTGATCAGTATAGCATTGTACTTgattgcatccagtcgcctccaccaACATATTCTACTTTTGCAGTGTCCATGTCCATGTCCATGTCCATGTCCATGTCCATGTCCATGTCCATGTCTCTGCACTTGTTCATGTACTGATCGTCACAGAAGAGGTATGTGAGatgtcacgatttccaggaagggtagcacGGGTacgtggagatcggtttcatgctgaaatataatattcaagcttccatcgtcagtggaagagcagtgtaattgaggaagtgtctatccatatttcatgatctgtaggccattttttcagggtttaactgtcagtgcaatatggcgatctggaCAAAATATTTTGGCCCCTGGAAGCCTcatctccagaaaaaatggcggacagtgctcccccaaaggcagcagcagcaggttggtgggtaaattcagtaagagccaatcagaatgctccattcattcacaggaCATTCTTTGTACTGGGACATAGTGGTGAGTTTGTTTGTTggttcagagatgtttgttgaaagcaggacgtcacgATTTCCAGAAAGGGTAGCATAGGATGTCTTGTTAGCACCATCAGAAAGAATGAATTCGGTGTTACACTGAGCTATTTTCCTAAACAGCTCCACTGTTTTCCATACAGTGCTTTAATACCCTAAATTACTTAAACAAACAGTATTCCACAAATTgtctaaattttttaaacaatattccgTAAACTGCTAACGATTTCCTGACAATTTCCTTAAGTAAATGAATAAACTATATTACATACACCGttttaaataattaaacaatattccataaactgCTAACGATTTCCTGACAATTTCCTTAAGTAAATGAATAAACTATATTACATACACCGTTgtaaatgaaagggaagcaatggttgggaaggaagtgggacagggttgtagcctatccccaatattatttaaactttatattgagcaagcagtgacagaaacaaaagaaaaattcggtgtaggcattaaaatccatggagaagtaataaaaactttgaggtttgccgatagcattttaattctgtcagagacagcaaaggacttgggaaagcagttgaacggaatggatagtgtcttgaaagaaggatataagatgaacatcaacagaaccaaaacgaggataatggaatgtagtcgaattaagtcgggttatgctgagggaattagattaggaaatgagatacttaaagtagtaaaggagttttgctatttggggagcaaaataactgacgatggtcgaagtagagaggatataaaatgtagactggcaatggcaaggaaatcgtttctgaagaagagaaatttgttaacatcgaatatagatttaagtgtcaggaagtcatttctgaaagtatttgtatggagtgtggccatgtatggaagtgaaacatggacgataactagtttggacaagaagagaatagaagctttcgaaatgtgatactacagaagaatgctgaagattagatgggtagatcacgtaactaatgaggaggtattgaataggattggggagaagagaagtttgtggcacaacttgactagaagaagggatcggttggtaggacatgtcctgaggcatcaagggatcaccaaattagtattggagggcagcgtggagggtaaaaatcgtagagggagaccgagagatgaatacactaagcagattcaaaaggatgtaggttgcggtaggtactgggagatgaagaagcttgcacaggacagaatagcatggagagctgcatcaaaccagtctcaggactgacgaccacaacaacaacaacattctatatATTGTCTAAgtagtttaaacaatattccacacactgcattcgaattccctccaaatgatcgatcaactaGGGCGTTTTCCAGCAAATTTCCAGGAGGGGGTGTTGCCAGAGGGGGAAGCATTAATGAACTGATAAATTTAATTGTCAATccaactgataagagtgagagggtctattccaataactcagacctgaaagtgtacctgtagcagtgtggggggggggggtggcttggAGCTTTCctgaggggtgggggaagggatAGGAGGCagggggacaataggttaaggagctgtcaatcaaaaggaaggatccttttagcagaacaataggttaacgacctgtcaatcaaaggagaaccatAGGTTTGCGCATTACTGCCCCTTATGTAGGCAACCCCACTTACAAAATGTTCTGAAACGAAACTTGTCCCACTAATATAAGTCACTCTAACAAGTTTCTGATTTCACTTAGTTAGGCAGCAATATTAATGAAAACTGTGAACGAGATAAACAGATTCCAAGCTATATGCCTTAGAAGAGTGGAAATAAGAATAGAGACTTGAATTTTGTAAAATTATGCCTGCATCAGTATGTCGTTATGGAAACGAAAACATGGCCATGACGTAAACAAAAAATCAGGAGAGGCAGTAGAGATTAAGTTCCTTTAGTCGATCAGTTAGTTGCACATTAGAAAATAATAAGAAAATCAGCATGTAAGTATCAACGAAAAGAGAAAGAATGGGCAAAGAAAGAGAAAGGAGTAGATAAATAAACTGAATAATAGCTGAAAAACTGTTTCGCAAGACAGAGCTGATCAGGTTATGGGAAGGggtcaagatcagttactgttagttacacaagaacacacacaactttattcatcaaaccaatgcacagttttctctttaaaacatcaAAGACCAATTCACAGCTGAGggaccaagtaacttctccaggATAAGtttaatgattgcttttaaaacaccaggatttagagtaacagatgaaggccttacttaagtaaaactaCAATATCTTCTCAgataaaggccgaaataatatttcagatcagctaaggaaattctttaaggaccaagcatttacaaattaaggaaaattcaagttaattcttcggctgaaacctcaattaaaaaaaaatttctctacgtaataaaagagaggcttaaagataagcttttacacagtacaacagtcgCTAGGGAGGGGTAAGTGGAaaggttggggagggggaggaaatgCAGGAAAGAAGGGAGCCAAAGGAAGGGACTGTTAAAAGGAACGACAGTGAAATGTAAGACCATAGAACACACACCTTTGTGAATTGCCCAAATGTTaagcaataaaataaactaaaacgaaaataataaaaacagacaTTTGAAGTATACTCAATCATTTGCAATCCACGCAGGCAGTACTAAAAACCTAgcaagaacataaaacaactcaaTTATACAGAAATGAAAGCAAACTTCTTAAAAGATAAAGCAAAAGAGTATCAATATGCAGTTAATTGTTTACGATTCATTGAGAATCAGAAATGATAATGTACCAaggaatattttttgtttgttttcttgttttgtttttgttttccttgttatTTTCACAGGgtcctttattttatttcaaaatcattAACAGTACATGTCCACAAGCAAAAAGtaatttacaattattttttgtAACCACAGCTGCCCCTGCGTCCTCGAGCTCTCTCGAATTTGCGACCCTTAGACCACACGAAGGGCTTTGTATGACTGTGGGGCACACCAGGAGCCAAACCAAAGTGCTTTACAGCGTCTCGTGCATTTCGGCGACCTTGCATCAGAACGGTCTTCTTTCCAGTTGGTGCACGAAGAGCAAGCTGATCAAATGTAATGATTTCACCGCTAGCTTTTAGAACGCATGCACGTGCCTTCTCAGTCACTCTTAATGCACAAATTGTTAGTTTTGGAACTTCAAATATTCTGTCATCATTCGTGACCGTTCCAACTACAACAGCAATCAGGTTTTCTCGGCCAGGCTTCTTCATAAAACGCACTACTCTTGCGAGCGAGATAGGTGGCCTATTTATTTTTGACATGAATAACCTCCGTAATATTATCTTATTGAACTTCGCTTCCGTACGTCGAGCGAGATATCGGTACAACTTAAGCAGAAGCTTAAGGTATACATCTTGCGACTTCTGTGGAGTGCGCCGAACCTTGCGGTCCCACTTGTGATTAATATCAATACCCATCGTCACAAACCGGAAAGGAATACAATGGTCTAATCATTCACATTAGTCTTTCCGTGAAGTGGCTACATAAACCATTTGCTGGCAGAATCAAACTGAACTTAAACATTTTAACGTAATAACTTTCAAGGAGCAGGAGCTCGATAGGCACCACTTATGCTTATGCAGAGAAGTTCATTATGGAAGAGGGGTGATGAGGGTTGGGAAGGAGAACAGAGGTTGGGGTACAAAACAAGTGTATGCTAAAAGGTTCACTACGACCACTGTAAAAAAATGAGAAAGAGTGGAGGAGATGAGGTTGGAAGGGGTGTGTGTGGAATTGAGGTTGGTGGGTTTTCAAAGAGGGGCTGAGTAAAAGGGTTGGGGGTTACCTTGGTTGGTGTCAATAGGCTTACGTTGTTATCGATCAAATTATTTGATCAGAAGCTATATAGGCCTACCATTCAGAAATAGGGCCAAAATCCAGTTTGTCCAAAAACCAACTTTTTCATTAAAGACTATGTCAGGCTCCTTCATTTTGCTCTTAAATATCTCAAATCTCTGCAAAATATTCAGCTGTTACTTTTTGATGCATAATGCTAGATCTTCACAGTAATATCATTACTATCAACCCGACGTCTTTCCTTTCGGCAGCTGTCCGAAAGCGATCCCAATACAGGAGCTAATGTGTTCTTTGAAGCGGGTGATAAGGATTCTCTCCGTTTATCCATTATAAAGGGATTTTCAAAAACAGTGCTTTAACTCGTATACAACTGATGAACCACTTCCCGATTGTTTAGACTCTGCTTCGATTTATACGAAGTTGCCTGCTCGTCCAGAATCGTAACCTAAACCTTTCTGAAAATGAGTGGACCAACTTATTCGAGATTGGTCCCTTGCTTTGCACCATTAAAAACATCTTTACGTCATCTGTCCGCAGTTGTTTCATCTGCCTACGCTTCCTACGCAAACTAGAAACTAATGACTGTTTACAGCCATTAGCTGGCTCAACTTGCTCCGAAATATTTAGCTCTTTATTAACATCACTTTCGTTTACCGGCAATCTTAACAATTGCGCTATCACGGTACAGGAGGAAGTGACCTTGTATCTGATGGAATGACTGAAATCACTTCATATCACAACATCCGATAGGACCGACTTTCGAAATATTGAAAAGCTAAGACCCTCATCACTCTTCGTAGTAAGTAAATATAGTAAACCCCCTTCGATTTCCTATATATATCTAATCTTCGGAAGCTGCTCACTGCACAAATTAAAAATGGACACTATCTTATCATACATACCTTTCACAAGCATGGGAACAGTATCAACATAACTTCCATAAAAAAGAAAGTCGACAGAAGGTCCTGATTTAGAGTCAAAATTCTGATTTCCGAACTATCAAAGAAAATGTTAGTCAGTACGCCGGGGAGGCAATTGCCCATGGCCAGTCCGTCTGGCTGCTGGTACATGTTATTGTTGAAGCCAACATAATTGTAAGATAAATTGAAACAAAGAGCAACTATACCGTGGGACAATGGCGGCtacccccccactccccaccccctctcc
This Schistocerca nitens isolate TAMUIC-IGC-003100 chromosome 1, iqSchNite1.1, whole genome shotgun sequence DNA region includes the following protein-coding sequences:
- the LOC126236788 gene encoding 60S ribosomal protein L18-like, with the protein product MGIDINHKWDRKVRRTPQKSQDVYLKLLLKLYRYLARRTEAKFNKIILRRLFMSKINRPPISLARVVRFMKKPGRENLIAVVVGTVTNDDRIFEVPKLTICALRVTEKARACVLKASGEIITFDQLALRAPTGKKTVLMQGRRNARDAVKHFGLAPGVPHSHTKPFVWSKGRKFERARGRRGSCGYKK